Proteins encoded together in one Planctopirus ephydatiae window:
- a CDS encoding replication-associated recombination protein A produces the protein MSLFASIEASHLEDAKPLAARMRPRNLNEFIGQSHVLGEGTLLRRMLIADRIQSVVFYGPPGVGKTTLAELIAKSSKRRFIALNAAATGVKELREALDESRERLKSSGTKTLLFVDELHHFNKQQQNVLLPDVEQGIVSLVAATTANPFFALIAPLLSRSQIFELKPLSAEEIKAVLRQALSDETRGFGQRSLKVPEEVFDFLAASSDGDARRALLALEIAVESLDSRVLELTLEIAQESLQKKAIRYDKSGDDHYDVISAFIKSMRGSDADATIYWLARMLEAGEEPRFIARRIVIAASEDVGMADPQALVVAMAAAQALEMIGMPEGRIPLAQAAVYVATAPKSNASYNAINQALSDIQKQYILPVPNHLRDGHYPGAKRLGHGEGYQYPHDAPEGWVKQDYLTEPRSYYTPTGRGYEAVVLQRLIERNESGRSPS, from the coding sequence ATGTCACTCTTTGCCAGTATTGAGGCGTCGCATCTTGAGGATGCCAAGCCACTCGCTGCCCGGATGCGTCCAAGGAACCTCAACGAGTTCATCGGGCAGTCACACGTTCTGGGAGAAGGGACGCTCCTCCGGCGAATGTTGATTGCCGATCGCATTCAATCTGTCGTCTTCTATGGCCCGCCCGGAGTCGGAAAGACAACTCTCGCGGAACTCATCGCCAAAAGCTCAAAGCGCCGATTCATCGCACTCAATGCCGCTGCTACTGGAGTCAAGGAACTGCGCGAAGCCCTCGATGAATCCCGCGAGCGGCTCAAATCGAGCGGCACGAAAACACTGCTCTTTGTCGATGAACTGCATCATTTCAATAAGCAGCAACAGAATGTGCTGTTGCCCGATGTCGAACAGGGAATTGTCTCCTTAGTGGCAGCCACAACGGCCAATCCCTTCTTCGCACTGATTGCTCCGCTTCTCAGCCGTAGCCAGATCTTTGAATTGAAGCCGCTTTCTGCGGAAGAAATCAAAGCCGTTCTCCGTCAGGCCTTATCCGATGAGACACGAGGTTTTGGCCAAAGAAGTCTGAAAGTCCCCGAAGAAGTCTTTGATTTCCTGGCAGCCAGCAGCGATGGCGACGCCCGCAGGGCGCTTTTAGCCCTTGAAATTGCTGTCGAATCGTTAGATTCCCGGGTTCTGGAACTCACCCTCGAAATCGCACAGGAATCGCTGCAAAAGAAGGCCATTCGCTACGACAAAAGTGGTGATGATCATTACGACGTCATCAGTGCCTTTATCAAAAGTATGCGTGGCAGTGATGCCGATGCCACCATCTACTGGCTGGCCCGCATGTTGGAAGCTGGAGAAGAGCCCCGATTCATTGCAAGGCGAATTGTGATTGCCGCCAGTGAAGATGTCGGCATGGCCGATCCTCAGGCACTGGTTGTTGCGATGGCTGCCGCTCAGGCACTCGAAATGATCGGCATGCCAGAAGGCCGAATTCCTTTAGCACAAGCAGCGGTCTATGTGGCCACGGCTCCAAAGTCGAACGCCTCTTACAATGCGATCAATCAGGCACTGAGCGACATTCAGAAACAATACATTCTGCCAGTCCCGAATCATTTGCGAGATGGCCACTATCCCGGTGCCAAACGCCTGGGCCATGGTGAAGGTTACCAGTATCCTCACGATGCCCCAGAAGGATGGGTCAAGCAGGATTACCTGACAGAGCCCCGAAGCTATTACACACCCACCGGACGCGGGTATGAGGCGGTCGTACTTCAGCGACTCATCGAGCGAAATGAATCAGGTCGTTCTCCATCCTGA
- a CDS encoding purple acid phosphatase family protein produces MNVVDRRQFLGLTLSAAAFSAASNLLPFDDRYARGKVLGADGMPVSPQIEGPETMFLTWPGDPTSTICIQWIDQDHGNELEIAYSPLESDNWQIAKVTTKPFPMTKDKVYRASISSLEPGAEYRFHIGADAPTFRFRTMPKKLTDTFHFVSGGDAGTGSHAIGTNQLAARQEPYFALIAGDLAYDNGKSPRTFIRFLKNYRAHMVDPQGRLIPLLACPGNHEVDGAYKQPREKAGSYLSVFDCFYPDTTYGVYDIGDDFSLVLLDTDHISPIEGEQTSWLEKTLAARQDKKHLFVANHVPAYPSYRAANIDSDKPGTGAAQRKLWCPLFERYNVDVVLEHHDHLFKRSHPLTDGRKDKYGVPYLGDGSWGMLRPLKEPELRPYLAKVSSSYHMTAHHLEGDERFHVALEENGRIADVCMTRNKRASQRG; encoded by the coding sequence ATGAACGTCGTTGATCGTCGTCAGTTTCTTGGACTGACACTCAGTGCGGCAGCCTTCAGTGCTGCCTCAAATCTACTCCCATTCGACGACCGTTATGCCCGCGGCAAAGTTCTGGGTGCGGACGGGATGCCTGTGTCACCTCAAATCGAGGGGCCGGAGACGATGTTCCTCACTTGGCCGGGAGATCCGACATCGACGATCTGCATCCAGTGGATCGATCAGGATCACGGAAACGAACTTGAGATCGCCTACTCTCCACTGGAAAGTGACAACTGGCAGATCGCCAAGGTCACAACAAAGCCTTTCCCGATGACGAAAGATAAAGTCTATCGGGCCAGCATTTCATCACTTGAACCGGGGGCAGAATATCGCTTTCACATAGGAGCCGATGCTCCCACGTTCCGCTTTCGAACCATGCCCAAAAAGCTGACTGACACCTTTCACTTTGTCTCAGGTGGTGATGCCGGAACTGGCAGCCATGCGATCGGAACCAATCAACTTGCAGCCCGGCAGGAACCTTACTTTGCTCTCATTGCCGGCGATCTTGCTTACGACAATGGCAAATCGCCCCGAACCTTTATCAGGTTCCTGAAGAACTACCGAGCCCACATGGTTGACCCACAGGGCCGGCTCATTCCGCTGCTGGCCTGTCCAGGAAACCATGAGGTCGATGGTGCTTATAAACAGCCCCGTGAAAAGGCGGGCTCCTACCTCTCGGTCTTCGACTGTTTTTATCCGGATACGACCTACGGTGTTTACGATATCGGCGATGACTTCAGCCTCGTATTACTCGATACCGATCATATTTCGCCCATCGAGGGGGAACAGACTTCATGGCTCGAAAAAACACTGGCCGCACGACAAGACAAAAAGCATCTCTTTGTGGCCAATCATGTCCCCGCTTATCCATCGTATCGAGCTGCCAATATCGACAGCGATAAGCCGGGAACGGGAGCCGCCCAGCGAAAACTCTGGTGCCCTCTGTTTGAACGTTACAACGTCGATGTCGTGCTGGAGCATCACGACCATCTCTTCAAACGGTCACATCCTTTAACTGATGGCCGAAAAGATAAATACGGCGTACCTTACTTAGGTGATGGTTCCTGGGGGATGTTGCGGCCCCTCAAAGAACCCGAATTGCGGCCCTACCTCGCCAAGGTCAGTTCATCATACCACATGACGGCCCATCATCTCGAAGGCGACGAAAGGTTTCATGTGGCACTCGAAGAGAACGGGCGAATTGCCGATGTCTGCATGACCAGAAATAAACGTGCTTCCCAAAGAGGATGA
- a CDS encoding class I SAM-dependent methyltransferase: MRPVPLTTLAHELLRQHLQPGDFAIDATVGNGHDMEFLARTVGPSGFVWAFDTQEQAIAASEYRRSQAGVNWVQLQQVSHSQMKAVIPEKYHGKLAAVMFNLGYLPGGDKSITTTATETIAALEQALMLLSATGLLTVMLYPGHPAGAAETQAVREWAQGLPAFFEVQTQQNAERGPLSAILMTIHKRPESTLDTP; encoded by the coding sequence ATGCGACCCGTGCCGTTAACCACCCTTGCCCATGAACTGCTCCGGCAGCATCTTCAGCCCGGAGATTTCGCAATCGACGCGACTGTGGGGAATGGCCATGACATGGAATTTCTTGCCAGAACTGTTGGCCCTTCGGGGTTCGTGTGGGCATTCGATACTCAAGAACAGGCGATCGCTGCCAGTGAATACCGGCGGTCTCAAGCGGGGGTGAACTGGGTGCAATTACAACAGGTTTCGCACAGCCAGATGAAAGCCGTGATCCCCGAAAAGTATCATGGGAAGTTGGCCGCCGTCATGTTTAATCTGGGCTATCTTCCCGGAGGTGATAAGTCCATCACTACCACGGCTACTGAGACGATCGCGGCACTCGAGCAGGCTTTGATGCTGCTTTCTGCGACCGGCCTGCTGACGGTCATGCTCTATCCCGGTCATCCGGCGGGGGCAGCGGAAACCCAGGCTGTGAGGGAATGGGCTCAAGGTTTACCTGCGTTCTTCGAGGTGCAGACCCAGCAAAATGCGGAACGCGGCCCCCTCTCCGCCATACTGATGACCATTCACAAACGACCAGAGTCAACTCTCGACACTCCATGA
- a CDS encoding aldo/keto reductase, translated as MSAPTDSSVSSQPGPVLPELRTLGATNIRVTAIAMGCWPIAGITTQGVTRPRSLATLQAAFDAGINFFDTAYCYGYDGESERLIAEALGHVRDKIVIASKGGIHWSADRVQVKDGRPETIVRQCEESLQRLGTDVIDLYYLHSPDPQVPVEISAEAFVRLLEQGKIRSAGLSNATLEQLSAFHRVCRLAAYQPRYNMVQREIEQSQLPWCRENHVSCIVYWPLMKGLLAGHYPREHVFPPTDSRHKYAVFQGQEWQRNQDLLDELKAIARRCQLSVARLVLQWTIHQAGITSALCGAHRPEQIQENAFAMAGKLNHETLTEIESAIAMRPA; from the coding sequence ATGTCAGCACCAACAGATTCGAGCGTATCCTCACAGCCAGGCCCTGTGTTGCCAGAATTAAGAACGCTGGGCGCCACCAATATTCGGGTCACGGCGATTGCGATGGGGTGCTGGCCAATTGCGGGAATAACAACTCAAGGAGTGACCAGGCCTCGAAGTCTCGCCACACTCCAGGCAGCTTTTGATGCCGGGATCAACTTCTTCGATACCGCTTATTGCTATGGTTACGACGGAGAATCGGAGCGATTGATTGCGGAAGCCTTAGGCCATGTGCGAGACAAAATTGTGATCGCATCGAAAGGTGGCATTCACTGGAGTGCAGATCGAGTTCAAGTGAAAGATGGGCGCCCCGAAACCATCGTCCGGCAATGTGAAGAGAGTCTTCAGCGACTCGGCACGGATGTGATCGACTTGTATTATCTTCACAGCCCGGATCCACAGGTTCCCGTCGAGATTTCTGCCGAGGCGTTTGTACGGTTATTGGAGCAAGGGAAGATTCGCAGTGCCGGTCTTTCGAATGCAACTTTGGAACAGTTATCGGCGTTTCATCGTGTGTGCCGGCTTGCGGCTTATCAGCCGCGTTACAACATGGTGCAACGGGAAATCGAACAGTCTCAGTTGCCGTGGTGCCGGGAAAACCACGTTTCGTGCATTGTCTACTGGCCGCTGATGAAAGGTTTGCTGGCTGGGCATTATCCGCGAGAGCATGTTTTCCCACCGACGGACAGCCGCCATAAGTATGCTGTTTTTCAGGGGCAGGAGTGGCAACGGAACCAGGATTTGCTGGATGAATTGAAGGCGATTGCCAGGCGGTGTCAGCTTTCAGTCGCTCGGCTGGTGCTGCAATGGACGATCCATCAAGCGGGGATTACCTCGGCCCTTTGCGGAGCCCACCGGCCCGAACAGATTCAGGAAAACGCGTTCGCCATGGCGGGAAAACTCAACCATGAAACGTTAACGGAGATTGAGTCTGCGATTGCCATGAGGCCGGCGTAG
- a CDS encoding DUF1559 domain-containing protein — protein sequence MSKRSGFTLIELLVVIAIIAILIALLLPAVQQAREAARRTQCRNNLKQLGLALHNYHDVFGSFVYRKGGTRGNGDASRNDGNYNRRSGMISLLPYLDQAPFYNSIEAGNPAATPVPVAPGGAAPWSGWSGYNMNIAALKCPSDPVVIQPRGTVNYAFNMGDFITNNRDETRSNGLFACNATFGVRDVTDGTSNTLAMAERCAANFGLNGKSNADFRESTLCNVTTITTNPGSCVTSVAAVSANRRFTTTTNVKGRFSSSWADAQAENVGFTPILSPNSPSCTNDGNTTSDAVSSVLSASSFHTGGVHALMADGAVRFISDNIDAGSLGATANTLGGPSPHGVWGALGTRAGGEVTGEF from the coding sequence ATGTCGAAACGCTCTGGATTTACGCTCATTGAACTGCTGGTGGTGATTGCCATTATCGCCATCCTGATTGCGTTGCTCCTTCCCGCCGTCCAGCAGGCCCGAGAAGCGGCTCGCCGTACACAGTGCCGTAACAATCTGAAGCAACTGGGCCTCGCCCTGCACAACTACCACGATGTCTTTGGCTCCTTTGTCTATCGCAAAGGGGGCACACGCGGAAACGGTGATGCTTCTCGAAATGACGGAAACTATAACCGTCGTTCGGGCATGATCTCTTTGCTACCCTATCTCGACCAGGCACCCTTCTACAATAGCATTGAAGCGGGCAATCCAGCGGCCACCCCTGTTCCGGTGGCGCCAGGCGGAGCAGCGCCGTGGAGTGGTTGGAGTGGTTACAACATGAATATTGCTGCTCTCAAGTGCCCATCTGATCCCGTTGTGATCCAGCCACGCGGAACTGTGAATTATGCGTTCAACATGGGCGACTTCATTACGAACAATCGCGATGAAACTCGAAGCAATGGATTGTTTGCCTGTAATGCGACCTTTGGCGTTCGGGATGTGACGGACGGTACGAGCAATACACTCGCCATGGCAGAAAGATGCGCAGCAAATTTCGGTTTGAATGGCAAGTCCAACGCTGACTTTCGCGAATCGACTCTGTGTAACGTTACGACAATTACGACGAATCCTGGCTCTTGCGTGACTTCAGTTGCTGCCGTCAGTGCCAATCGTCGATTTACAACAACGACGAACGTTAAAGGTAGGTTCAGCTCTTCTTGGGCTGATGCTCAGGCTGAGAATGTGGGCTTCACTCCGATTCTCTCCCCTAACTCGCCATCCTGCACCAACGATGGCAACACCACATCGGATGCCGTCAGCAGCGTTCTCTCGGCCAGCAGTTTCCACACAGGTGGTGTCCATGCCCTGATGGCTGATGGTGCTGTCCGGTTCATCTCCGACAACATCGATGCCGGCAGCCTGGGTGCCACGGCCAACACCCTTGGCGGGCCCAGCCCACATGGCGTTTGGGGTGCTCTGGGAACTCGTGCTGGTGGCGAAGTCACTGGCGAATTCTAA
- a CDS encoding flagellar hook basal-body protein → MSNESPSPQKSAPDTQSSQLLILTKVLIVCASTIGVHIALLNLWPHAESFPARHRPADDARASAFAESRQAAKFSEKEAALSGSRMLASTGSLTNHSSGGTEPRISEPAPFQPHASPLPLSQADSSPPAELPLKEPATLPDLPLDSLVQEPNSPSKAPQASSNLNAPRSPREMAARQQRLDVIKKELPSASEDELNIWVDQFQDVPVESLRDLIRLRQQFPVGLPKSSMEIGSQNFGIPGNSDQQSGKDIQVIPSQPDGTFSGEFGSHQIPAPSSGEVLRTADVIEAVAPEIRVLRAAQQIHRQNMAQAKTIGYRRRVVQLQSHGTQHADQVPTLNTTIDPTPGEWIITDRPLDLAIQGYGWFVVRHDQQQLLTRVGHLVWNEHRQLAVEIGTKSYPLDPPIVAPEGCTQLLIEETGNVQAATAGSELSSLGVIVLATIPDATQLQEKVPGLFATTGKSGNLTLHTAETARSGKLIAGRLEQSNVNSELELQFHRDLDDQISLLRTAWEESLSRLNWSRNE, encoded by the coding sequence ATGAGCAACGAATCACCGAGTCCACAAAAATCCGCCCCGGACACCCAGAGCTCCCAATTATTAATCTTGACGAAAGTTCTTATCGTTTGTGCATCCACAATTGGAGTGCATATTGCGTTGCTGAATCTATGGCCTCATGCCGAGAGCTTTCCCGCAAGACATCGACCAGCCGACGATGCGCGGGCTTCCGCATTTGCTGAGAGCCGTCAGGCAGCAAAGTTCTCTGAAAAGGAGGCGGCACTTTCTGGCAGCAGGATGCTCGCCAGTACGGGATCGCTGACGAATCATTCCTCTGGCGGAACCGAACCACGCATTTCCGAACCTGCACCGTTCCAGCCTCACGCATCCCCGTTGCCTCTTTCTCAGGCAGACAGCAGCCCTCCCGCTGAGTTGCCGCTGAAAGAACCCGCGACCTTGCCGGATCTTCCTCTGGATTCCTTGGTGCAAGAGCCGAATTCACCGTCCAAAGCTCCCCAAGCTTCATCGAATCTCAACGCCCCTCGTTCACCACGTGAAATGGCGGCTCGCCAACAGCGTCTCGACGTCATCAAAAAAGAGTTGCCTAGCGCCAGCGAAGACGAACTCAATATCTGGGTTGATCAGTTCCAGGACGTCCCTGTGGAATCGCTAAGAGATCTCATTCGGCTGAGGCAGCAGTTCCCTGTGGGATTGCCGAAATCTTCCATGGAAATCGGCTCTCAGAATTTCGGGATTCCAGGAAACTCGGATCAACAGTCAGGCAAAGACATCCAAGTAATCCCTTCGCAGCCCGATGGGACATTTTCCGGAGAATTTGGCAGCCACCAGATCCCTGCTCCTTCCAGCGGTGAGGTCTTACGCACAGCCGATGTGATCGAAGCGGTGGCCCCGGAAATTCGAGTGCTTCGTGCAGCGCAGCAGATTCATCGCCAGAATATGGCTCAGGCGAAGACAATTGGTTATCGCCGCCGGGTGGTACAACTCCAAAGCCATGGCACTCAACATGCAGATCAAGTGCCGACTTTGAACACGACCATCGACCCAACACCCGGCGAATGGATCATTACCGATAGACCCCTGGATCTGGCGATTCAAGGCTACGGCTGGTTTGTTGTGCGGCATGATCAACAACAACTGCTGACACGGGTGGGCCATCTCGTCTGGAATGAACACAGGCAACTCGCGGTCGAGATTGGCACAAAGTCGTATCCGCTCGACCCGCCCATCGTCGCTCCTGAAGGCTGCACACAACTGCTGATTGAGGAGACTGGCAACGTTCAAGCCGCCACAGCAGGGAGTGAACTTTCTTCGCTGGGTGTGATTGTTTTGGCCACAATCCCCGATGCGACTCAGCTTCAGGAAAAAGTGCCCGGGTTGTTTGCGACAACTGGCAAATCGGGAAACTTGACCTTGCATACCGCAGAGACGGCTCGATCTGGTAAGCTGATTGCAGGCCGGTTGGAACAATCCAACGTGAACTCCGAATTGGAATTGCAGTTTCATCGAGATCTGGATGATCAGATCAGTTTGCTGCGAACCGCCTGGGAAGAATCGTTGTCGAGATTGAACTGGTCAAGAAATGAATAA
- the rsgA gene encoding ribosome small subunit-dependent GTPase A: MAKKPKPQLRANLLKNRSTRQRKNDFTRDVEVDADRVFELKSSERVRGRNEMSRKRTISGATLDGNRIVLEIDPEKALYGRVLSSVGSTQCTVQVEDGRRFMCSVRRIVRTVARETRNAVVAGDKVWITASDETTGVIERVEPREGVLSRGHQNREHILVANVSQMLIVGSAAQPNLKPALIDRFLVSAGKGGVHPIVCVNKIDLVDPVELVSLLGWYSQIGCDVVMTSVTTGYGVDRLRQLLKNEQTVFAGQSGVGKSSLLNAVQPGLSLQTGQVSEVTQKGKHTTRYTQLLPLIEGGWVVDTPGIRQMELWDVRPEEIEGYFVEFRPFVALCRFPSCRHYREEDCAVIRAVQMDLIPRVRYESYLRMMLGDDA; the protein is encoded by the coding sequence ATGGCCAAAAAGCCGAAACCTCAACTGCGGGCTAATCTGCTGAAGAACCGCAGCACGCGGCAACGCAAAAATGATTTCACCAGAGATGTGGAGGTCGATGCTGACCGCGTTTTCGAATTGAAATCGAGCGAGCGTGTTCGCGGCCGCAATGAAATGAGTCGCAAACGGACCATCAGCGGCGCCACGCTGGATGGAAACCGGATCGTGCTCGAGATTGATCCCGAAAAGGCACTTTATGGTCGAGTCCTCTCTTCCGTGGGATCGACTCAATGCACTGTCCAGGTTGAAGATGGCCGCCGATTCATGTGCAGTGTCCGGCGCATCGTCAGAACAGTCGCCCGCGAAACCCGCAATGCCGTCGTGGCGGGCGATAAGGTCTGGATCACAGCCTCTGATGAGACAACGGGTGTGATTGAGCGAGTCGAACCCCGCGAAGGAGTCCTTTCCCGCGGGCACCAGAATCGCGAGCACATTCTGGTCGCGAACGTGAGCCAGATGCTCATTGTGGGCTCGGCAGCGCAGCCGAATCTGAAGCCTGCGCTCATTGATCGTTTTCTCGTCAGTGCCGGTAAAGGAGGCGTACACCCGATTGTCTGCGTCAATAAAATCGACCTGGTTGATCCCGTCGAGTTGGTCTCACTTTTGGGTTGGTATTCCCAGATTGGCTGCGATGTCGTGATGACCAGCGTGACCACTGGTTATGGTGTTGATCGACTGCGGCAACTGCTCAAAAATGAACAGACGGTGTTTGCCGGGCAGAGCGGTGTGGGGAAATCGAGCCTGCTCAATGCTGTTCAGCCCGGATTGTCTCTCCAGACCGGCCAGGTGAGTGAAGTCACGCAGAAAGGCAAACACACAACTCGGTACACCCAACTCTTGCCACTGATTGAAGGTGGCTGGGTTGTCGATACGCCCGGCATCCGGCAGATGGAACTCTGGGATGTGCGACCGGAAGAGATCGAAGGCTATTTTGTAGAGTTTCGCCCCTTTGTGGCTTTGTGCCGCTTCCCCAGTTGCCGGCATTATCGGGAAGAAGACTGTGCCGTAATTCGGGCTGTGCAGATGGATCTGATCCCACGAGTACGCTACGAGAGCTATCTGCGAATGATGCTGGGCGACGACGCCTGA
- a CDS encoding sugar phosphate isomerase/epimerase family protein codes for MPENLPISSRRQFFGDFTQGLTIAAAATAGMSAATGSLLASEPAVPASDLLKKKTRLSLAAYSWNARLAKGWDEKTPPQGATIPTFIDYCASLGLDGCELTSYYFPKDVSPEYLYARKNQAFRKGLDITGTAIGNDFCLPEGPALEAQMAMTKQWIDNAVLLGAPVIRIFAGKVAKGDTEEIAFERCVKGITKAVEYAATKGVCLALENHGGITATPEQLLKIYHAVPASPFLGINFDSGNFRTADPYADLEKIAPFAINAQLKVEMFKTDGKKELADIPRILSILKNAGYQGYLILEYEASENPDEAIPRYVEELRKLLDA; via the coding sequence ATGCCAGAAAACCTCCCCATTTCTTCCCGCAGGCAGTTTTTTGGCGATTTCACACAGGGTTTGACAATCGCTGCTGCGGCAACAGCCGGCATGTCTGCTGCGACAGGTTCACTTCTGGCTAGCGAACCTGCAGTTCCCGCCAGCGACTTACTCAAGAAGAAGACCCGCTTGTCGCTTGCGGCTTATTCCTGGAATGCCCGGCTCGCTAAAGGCTGGGATGAAAAGACACCCCCCCAAGGAGCGACGATCCCGACGTTCATCGACTATTGCGCATCGCTCGGCCTCGATGGCTGCGAACTGACAAGCTACTACTTCCCTAAAGATGTATCCCCAGAGTACCTCTACGCCCGCAAAAACCAGGCCTTCCGTAAAGGTCTTGATATTACGGGCACAGCCATTGGGAACGACTTCTGTCTTCCCGAAGGCCCGGCTCTCGAGGCCCAGATGGCGATGACGAAGCAGTGGATCGACAACGCCGTTCTGTTGGGGGCACCCGTCATTCGTATCTTTGCCGGGAAAGTTGCTAAAGGAGACACCGAAGAAATTGCCTTCGAACGCTGTGTGAAGGGGATCACCAAAGCGGTTGAATATGCTGCCACCAAAGGAGTTTGCCTGGCACTGGAAAATCATGGCGGGATTACCGCCACACCCGAGCAGCTCCTCAAGATCTACCACGCGGTTCCCGCCTCACCTTTCTTGGGGATCAATTTTGACAGCGGGAACTTTCGCACAGCGGATCCTTATGCCGATCTCGAAAAAATCGCCCCCTTCGCGATCAATGCGCAGCTCAAGGTCGAAATGTTCAAGACCGACGGCAAGAAGGAACTGGCCGATATCCCACGCATTCTTTCCATCCTGAAGAATGCCGGCTATCAGGGCTATCTCATCCTCGAGTATGAAGCGAGCGAGAATCCGGATGAAGCCATCCCACGCTACGTGGAAGAACTCCGCAAGCTACTGGATGCTTAG
- a CDS encoding bifunctional heptose 7-phosphate kinase/heptose 1-phosphate adenyltransferase produces the protein MNIEDLQKLFCEFPLRRIAVLGDFFLDKYLEIDSGLLETSQETGRKAHQVVGVRRSPSAAGTVINNLAALGAGELYALGAIGDDGEGYDLHQGLRKLGCSTDGLLRCPEIRTPTSIKPTEIHIPGLQGEMHRYDVRNRHPTPQSVIAQLTSALTHILPRVDALIIMDQVEIQNTGVITSSMRDVLAELALRFPKVTFWADSRRNVRHFRNIIIKPNQFEAVGRFKPLPGDELDEKDLNPVVPRLRAETGATVFVTLGEKGIIVSDPKQLLIPGLKVTGPVDPTGAGDGATAGAVLTLASGGSVIDAAIVANLVAGVTVQQLGATGTATPAQVLAAFRQWQEQHGSLSFE, from the coding sequence ATGAACATCGAGGATCTCCAAAAACTGTTTTGCGAGTTCCCCTTGCGGCGTATTGCAGTTCTGGGAGATTTCTTTCTCGATAAGTACCTTGAGATTGATTCTGGACTCTTGGAAACAAGTCAGGAGACAGGTCGCAAAGCCCATCAGGTGGTCGGTGTCCGCCGTAGCCCCAGTGCTGCGGGGACAGTGATCAACAATCTGGCAGCGTTAGGTGCCGGGGAACTCTATGCACTGGGAGCTATCGGTGATGATGGCGAAGGGTACGATCTCCATCAAGGGTTGAGGAAGCTGGGTTGCTCGACGGATGGCCTGCTGCGCTGCCCTGAAATCCGCACACCCACCAGCATTAAGCCAACCGAAATTCATATCCCGGGCCTGCAGGGAGAAATGCACCGTTACGATGTGCGAAATCGTCATCCGACACCGCAATCGGTCATTGCACAACTTACGTCGGCACTCACACACATTTTGCCGCGAGTCGATGCGTTGATCATTATGGATCAGGTGGAAATTCAGAACACAGGCGTCATCACATCGTCGATGCGAGATGTCCTTGCTGAGTTGGCACTTCGATTTCCGAAAGTGACTTTCTGGGCCGATAGCCGACGGAATGTGCGTCACTTCCGCAATATCATCATTAAGCCCAATCAGTTCGAAGCGGTCGGACGATTCAAGCCACTCCCTGGCGACGAGCTTGATGAGAAGGATTTGAACCCCGTCGTCCCTCGCTTGCGGGCCGAAACAGGTGCGACTGTCTTCGTAACTTTGGGCGAAAAGGGGATCATCGTCAGTGATCCCAAACAGCTGCTCATTCCGGGCTTGAAGGTCACAGGTCCGGTTGATCCCACAGGGGCAGGCGACGGAGCCACAGCCGGTGCGGTGCTGACTCTCGCTTCTGGCGGTTCTGTGATCGATGCTGCTATTGTGGCCAATCTGGTCGCGGGGGTGACTGTCCAGCAATTGGGAGCCACGGGAACCGCGACACCTGCGCAGGTTCTTGCAGCATTTCGTCAATGGCAGGAGCAACACGGCTCACTTTCGTTTGAATGA